Genomic segment of Pseudothermotoga hypogea DSM 11164 = NBRC 106472:
TGGGCTTCGCTCGGTTGCATGATCGATCAACCTTACGATCTGGAAGTCGGAGCGGGCACGTTCCATCCTTCCACCTTTTTCGGATGCCTCCGGGAAGGTGAATGGAAGGTTGCGTTTGTCCAGCCGAGTCGCCGCCCAACGGACGGAAGGTACGGTGAAAATCCCAACAGGTTGCAGAGATACTTTCAGTACCAGGTGATCATCAAGCCCTCTCCGGACAACGCACAGAAGGTTTATCTGGACTCTCTGTCCGCGTTGGGCATCGATCTGAAGAAACACGACGTTCGGTTCATCGAAGATAACTGGGAATCACCCACCCTCGGCGCCTGGGGCGTAGGATGGGAAGTGTGGCTCGATGGTATGGAGATCACGCAATTTACTTACTTTCAACAGATCGGAGGGATTGTTCTCAAATCGATCCCGCTCGAGATCACTTACGGCCTGGAGAGAATTGCGATGTATCTGCAAGGTAAGAGCAACATCTTTGAGGTCATGTGGAACGAGAAGCTGTCTTATGGCGAGCTCTACAGAGAGAACGAGAAACAGTTTTCGAAATACAACTTCGAAACGGCCAGTGTTGAAAAACTCTTCACTTTGTACGACATTTTCGCTTCAGAGTTCGAGTCTCAGATAAAAGCTGGATGCTATCTGGTCGCGTACGACTACATGGCGAAATGTTCACATGTCTTCAACCTTCTGGATGCGAGGAACGCGTTCAGCGTCACTCAACGACAGGACTTCATAAGATCCATAAGGTCGATGGCCAGACGTTGCGCCGAGGCTTTCAGAGGAGGGAAGTGAATGAACAACTGGGTCTTGCTCGAACTTGGTGTTGAGGAACTGCCCGCGAGCGAAATGGACTCGATAAAGGAACAGCTCCAAGTTCTGGTGCCGAATTTGTTCAGTGAAGCTCGCATCTCTTTTGGTTCCTGCGAAGTGTTCATAACGAACCGAAGAATCGCGGTGCGGTTGCAGAATGTTTCAGACAGGCAAGAGGATGTCGTGCTCGAAAAGCGTGGACCTTCCGAAAGAGTGGCTTTTTCTGACGGTCAGCCCACGAAGGCTCTGCTCGGGTTTCTATCATCCAACGGAGCCACCCTGGAGGATGTTTTCGTGAAAGATGGGTACGTTCACATCAAAAAACTCGTGGAAGGTAAAAATGTTTGCGAAGTGGTTCCAGAAACGCTTGTCAAAGTCATCACGAACTTGAAGTTTGCCAGACCAATGCGCTGGGCAAATGGTGATTTCGAGTTCGTGAGACCTGTGAAGTGGGTACTCGCGTTGTTGAACGACGAGGTCATACCGCTGAGGATATTCGATAAAAATTCTGATCGATACACCATGTCTCATCCATACCTTGAAAAATGGATCGCGATGCGTCATCCGAAGGACTACGTTCAAGTCCTCGAAGAGAATCTGGTCATCGTCGATGAAACGGCAAGAAGACAGTTCATCGTAGAACAGCTGACAGAGATAGAAAGAGCTTACGGTTTGGTGTGTGAGAAAGATCCGCTTCTTATTGAGAAGATCTGCAAGATTGCCGAATGGCCGCAAGCGATCGTTGGTAAGTTCGACGAGAATTATTTGAAGCTTCCTCAGGAACTCATAACCGTAACGGTCAAGCACCATCTCAGTGCCTTTTCGACGAGCAGGGCTGGCAGTCTCACGTGTCACTTCGTTGCGTTCATCGACAGACCAAGGGATGACTTCTCCATCATTGTGAGAGGTTACGAGAGCGTCGTGAACGCGAGGTTGGAAGACGCAAGGTATTATTTCGAGATAGACAGGAGAAAAAGGTTGGAAGAGTTCAACGAAAACTTGAAGCGAATGGTTTTTCAGAAGGAACTGGGTAGCCTTTACGACAAAGTGGTTCGAACGCAACAACTCGTTCAGTACATGGTTGAAAAGCTCTCCAAGGAATCGATGAAAGACAAGGCCATGCGTGCCGCCTTTCTGAGTAAAGCCGACATCGCAACGCACGTCGTGTACGAATTTCCAGAGCTTCAAGGTGTGATCGGGAGAATCTACGCACTTCTCGACGGTGAGGATGAATCCGTGGCACTCGCGCTCGAGGATCAATACTCACAGGAACCTGAGAGCGAGCTTGGCGCGCTGATAGGCGCTTGTGACAGGATAGACACGATCGTGGGCAACATCGCGGTGGGCAACCTGCCGAGCGGCTCGAAGGACCCATACGGTCTGAGAACCAAAGCCGACACTATCTATTGGTCCGTCGTTCGTTACGGATGGGACGTCGACCTTGTCGAGCTCTTGCTGACGGCGAAAAAGCTTTTGAACATCGATTTCGATGTTGATAAACTCTTTGAGTTCATGAGCTCACGTTTCTACGCATTTTTGCTTTCTCAGCGTTTCTCGTTCGACATAGCTCGCGCCGTGAACCATCTCTGGTCAAGACCTTTGCGTGGTTATCTTGCGGCTCAAGCTCTGACAAAGGCATGTCAGAGTGAGGACTTCAACAATGTTGCCATAGGTTTCGAAAGGGTACACAACATAACCAAGAATCATTCTGACAGGCATTTCGACGGCGCTCTGTTCGAAGAAGACGCAGAGATAGAACTGCTGAACCAGTTCGTATCCGTGAAACCAAAAGTGATAGAAAGTGTTTTGAAACTCAATTACGAAGAGGCAATAAGACATCTGTCTTCTTTGAAACCATACATAGACAGATACTTCGACGAAGTGTTCGTCATGGTCGACAGAGAAGACATAAGACAGAACAGGCTCGGTTTTCTCAAAAACATAGACGAGCTGTTCATGCTCGTCGGAGATTTGACGCAGCTGATACGAAGAGACTAAGCTTCATTCCTGCGGAGAAGAGGTCCAGTAGTTCGAAGCCTCCCTCGTGATTATTATGTCGTGGGGGTGACTCTCTCTGAGACCCGCGAGCGTTACCCTCACGAATTTTGCTTTCCTCCTGAGCTCGTCAAGATTCCGAGCCCCCACATAACCCATTCCGGCCCTCAGCCCTCCGACCAGCTGGTCGACCACGTCCTTGACCGTACCTTTGTATGGGACCATGCCTTCGACACCCTCAGGCACGAACTTCGCGTTCTCGTTTTGAAAGTATCTGTCGGCACTTCCTCTTCTCATCGCAGACTCGCTTCCCATGCCACGATAGGCTTTGTACTTTCGACCTTGATAGAGGATCGTTTCTCCCGGTGCCTCCTCTGTTCCTGCGAAGATGCTACCGATCATTACGGAATCCGCACCCGCAGCAAGAGCCTTGACGATGTCACCGGAGTATCTGATACCGCCGTCAGCAATGAGCGTAACGTGAAGTTCTCGTGCCATCCTTGCGCACTCCACGATGGCTGAGAACTGGGGTACGCCCACACCAGCGACAACGCGAGTTGTACAGATCGAGCCTGGACCAACTCCCACTTTAACGCCGTCGGCACCAGCTTCAACCAGAGCTTTGACACCTTCCGCTGTCGCAACATTGCCTGCCACCACTGGCAGGTTTGGAAAATTCTGTTTTACCTTCTTCACGGTCTCGATAACCCTCTTCGAGTGACCATGAGCTGTGTCTATTACGATGAAGTCAACCTGCGCATCCCTCAGGGCTTGAACTCTCGCGAGTACGTCCTCCCCTGTTCCAACCGCTGCCCCGACTATGAGTCTTCCTTTGCCGTCACGAGCTGCGTGAGGATGTTCGATCACACTCATTATGTCTTTGATCGTTATGATCCCCACCAGTCTGTCGCCATCGTCCACGAGGGGAAGCTTCTCAATCCTGTGCTTGTGGAGGATCTGTTTCGCCTCCTCCAAAGTGACGTTCGGTCGGGCCACGATGAGTTTGGAGCGCGGTGTCATCAGGAGTTTGACGGGTTTGGACAAGTTCTTCTCAAACCTGATGTCTCTGTTCGTTATTAGGCCGAGCAACTTTGCCTGTTCGTCCACCACGGGTAAACCACCTATCTTGTACATCGACATCAATTTCAATGCTTGTTCAACAGTTTCTTCTGGGCCTATGGTGATTGGATCGTATATGACCCCGTTTTCTGCTCTCTTCACGATGCTGACTTGGTGCGCCTGCTCCTCTATGGACATGTTCCTGTGTATGACTCCAACCCCACCTTCCCGTGCCAGCGCTTTGGCCAGTGCGGCCTCCGTTACGGTGTCCATGGCTGCGCTGACCAGCGGTATGTTTATCCAGATGTCTTTGACGAGCCTGGTCCTCACGTCGGTTTGCGAAGGCAAAACCTCGCTGTACTGCGGAACCAAAAGAACATCATCAAATGTGAGTGCCTCTTCGTACTTCAAGAGTACACCTCCTTCTGGTATGATGTTTTTTAGAATTATAGCATCTGTTATAACTCTGGTGTGGGAAGAAGGGGTGAAAGTTTGAAGGCAGTCTTTGTGAAGGTCTTTGGACACGTTCAGGGGGTTGGCTTCAGATATTTCACCTACAGAGTTGCGAAGAGGTTGAACGTGACAGGTTACGTGAGGAACGCTGAAGATGGTACGGTAGAAATTCACGCCGAGGGAGAAGAAAAAATTCTGGAACGTTTCTTGGATGAAGTCAGTAGAGGACCAACCATGGCCATCGTCACGGACGTCCGTGTGGAAGAAGTACCGGTTCAAGGATTCAGAAGCTTTGATATAGTGCACTGAGGTGGTATAGATGTTCATCAGCTTCGAAGGTATCGATGGGAGTGGGAAAGGAACGCAGGTTGAACTGTTCCTCGATTATCTGGAAAGGAACGGCGTAGACTTCGTTTACGTTAGAGAGCCCGGTGGAACACCCATCGGAGAGCTGATCAGAAACATCCTGCTGTCTTCGCAAAACATGATCTCAAAAACAGAACTGCTCTTGTTCCTGGCAAGCCGTGCTCAACTGGTTGAAACCGTGATAAAGCCGGCCCTGGCGCAGAACAAGACAATCGTCGCCGACAGGTTCGCTGACTCAAGTGTTGCGTATCAGGGTTTTGCAAGAGGACTGGGTGTTGAGACTGTTAAGCGATTGAACGATTTTGCAACGGGTGGACTGAAACCCGATCTGACATTCTATATAGATGTTCCCGTAGCGGTGGCTTTGTCGCGAAAGAAACATTTCGACAGGATCGAGTCCGAGGGTGAAGAGTTCCTGAACAAAGTCAGGCAGGGGTATTTGGAACTTCTGAAAGATGAGCCTGAAAGATTTGTTCTCATCAACGGGATTGCCGACGAGTTGACCGTGCATCGATTCATCGTCGAGGAGTTCGAGAAGAGGAGGAAGAAATGAAGTGTTCTTAACTATGTTCTCAGCGGAACTGAAGAGGACTCTGAAGAATCCTTACTCGCTCGTGCTCATATTGATCGTCCCTTTGGTCGTCACCACCATTGCAATTGTGCTTTTCTCGAGTTTCGGATTCTTGCAGACAAAAATAGGAATACTCAATCTCGACACGGATCCTCTGTCGCGTCTGACTGTGGGTATCGTGATGTCTCTTTTCAAAGGTGGGAACATCAGTTATGTATCGGAAGACTATCGACAGAAGTTGCTCAATGGTGATCTGCAGGCCGTGGTCGTCATCCCGAAGGATTTCTCCAGAAAACTCTACGCGGCACAGCAAACTGAACTGATCTTCATCCCGAGCCCTGTGGACTTGCAGGTCTCAACCGTCATGTACAGGACTTTCCAGTCCATGTTCGAAGATCTGAACGGCAGTCCGTTCTTTGACCCACAGGTTATCAGGTACCTGTTCAGCTCTCCTGGTTATCCCGCACCGAAGCTTTCAGCGCTCGAGAGAGAGAAGGTCCTGAACCTGACCTCGTTGCTGATACCCGTCACTGTGTTCTTATCAAGTGCGTGCGTGTTGCTCGCCATCGCTTCTGGCTCGTTTCAGTTGGACGAACAGTCGAAGTTGACTGAGCTGTTCCTGTCGATGAACGTGGGAAAGTTCACCTACGTTGTCTCAAAGATCTTGGCGTACACATCGGTAGGTCTGACTCTCTCCATGGTCGCACTCCTCATTCTCCTGCGTTTCAGGGTGTTCCTCATCACGCCAGCCATGATAGAATTGATAGTACTCAATTCCCTGTTTCATGCCAGCGTTGGTCTGATAATTTCAGCGGTCTCGCCGAACACACAAGTTTCATCGATGCTCAGTGTTGTTCTCACAGTGGTGAGCTTTTATTTCAGTGGCAGCGTTGTGCCGCTGTCTTCGATGCCGACACATCTGCAGAGCTTTGCTCGAAACTATCCTCTCTTTTTGGCGATTTACTCGTTGAGGAAGCAACAGCTCTTCGAATTCGATGTTACGAGTGATATCAAAAAGATGACGTTGCTCGTTGTCGTTTTTGTGGTGCTTTCTGTAGTCGCTGGGTCTTCGAAACTGAGGAGGCGGTGATTTTGAGAAAGATCCTAATTGTCTCCGACACTCATGGTTCACTCACAAGCTGGCAGCGGTTGAAATCGCTCGTGGGCCAAGTGGACGAAGTCTACCATCTCGGAGACGTGCTTTACCATGGACCGAGAAACCCCATACCCGATGGGTATAATCCTGCAGAGCTGGCTCGGGAACTGAGACGCGAGAATCTCTTCTTGGTCCGTGGCAACTGTGATGCCGATGTGGATTTGATGTTGCTCGGAATATCTGAAGCTCCGAAAGTTCTGCTTGCGAGCTTCGGTCAAGTCAATTTCGTCATGAGCCACGGAGATTTTTTTCAAAGCGAAGAACAATTGTTTACGTTCCTTGAGGAGCACGGTGCGCGCGTTCTCTTGTACGCTCATACGCATGTTCCGAGGTTCGACTGGATCCAGTCCAGACTGATCATAAACTCAGGTAGCCCTTCTCTACCCAAAATGGGATCCGAGCCAACCTTTGTGCTCATGGAGATCAACGAATTGGTGAAAATCTCTCTGATATCTCTGACAGGTAAGCTGCTCAGGGAGGCTTTGCTTTGATGGACGTGGCTAAACTGATACGTGACTCCAATGCGAGGATCACCATGATCAAGTATCAGGAGGAAATCCTCCCCGAGGACGTGAAATTTGGTTCTTCCTCTTGCTGGCTTGTCGAAGAAGAAGAGCCGTTCGTTTCGGAGGGGCCTGAGAAGATCATCTTCGTGGACAGCAGGAGGAGGAGGTTCACATCCATAGAAGTTGAAGGCTACGTTCTGCTGCTCACTCAGATCGTGACGGGTGCGGTTCTTCTCGAGAACCACCGTTGCAAACCATTGTTTTCTCCCGATGAACCACCAACGGTCAAACTCGTGCTCGGTGTTCCGGATGTGATTGCAAAACGCTGGAACGTACTGAACGGGGAACAGGTGAGCATAGGAAGGCTTTCGTGTGACGTGGCTGTAGGACTGACCGCGAAGGATGCGACGGACTCGTACATGCAGGAGATCGAAAGGCGGACCGTGGAGCGTTTCCTTCAGGAAGCACTTGTTGTCAAGGATGGGGCAATCAACTTTACGACGCCCACCTTCCAGATCGAGCGCGGTCCTCTGGGTCTGGTGAAAAACATACACATGCCTTACGTGGATGCAGAAAAGTTCAGAACCTTCGGATTGATGAAGAAGGGACAGAGATCAAGGTGTTTTGCAACACAGCTCGCAGAAGGTGAGGAACTTCTGAAGGTGATGAGTTATCTGAAACTTTCTGATACACCCGGACTCAGAGGTTTGGTGCGCATCGAAGCCGTGGTCCAAAAGGATTGCTTTGCCGGTTCAAAGAGGCACATTTTTGAACTCTTCGGAAGACTCTGTGGGACGCTCGTGAGAGTAAGCGACGACAGTGGTCTCATTCCAAGAACGCCTGAGGACACTCTGCCTGTGGTGTTTCTGGAAAAGTACCTCGACAGGTATTTTTACAGTGAAACGTACGTCAGGTGTGCGTTCATCGAGGCGGTGAAGGAGACGAAGAATTTCTCCACAGAAATATCATGAAGCAGGCCCCGGTGATGAACCGGGGCCCGCTTCATCCTGTTCGATGCGAGTCTCACTCTTCTCCTATCTGCATCCTTACAAACCTTGTGACTCTGATGTTCTCCCTGATCTTGGCAATAGCCTCGTCGATGACCTGCTTGACTGTCTTTGTATCGTCAAATATGTACTTCTGATCGTAGAGACAAACTTCTTCGAAGAACTTCTCCAGCTTACCTTCAACGATCTTTTCGATGACCTGCTGTGGTTTGTTGGAATCTTTCAGTTGCGCCAGATAAATTTCCTTTTCCTTCTCAATGACTTCCTGTGGTACATCCTCTCTCGATACGTACCTTGGTCTCATCGCTGCCACCTGCTTGGCAAGGTTGTAGGCGAGTTCTTTGAACTCCGGCATTCGGGCGACAAAATCAGTTTCACAACCGAGTTCTAAAAGAACTCCTATCTTGTCGTTGAAATGCACGTACGCAGTGACGATACCTTCCTTCGTCGTTCGAGATGCCTTCTTCTGAGCGACCGCTGCTCCGCGCTTCCTCAGTATTTCAATTGCCTTCTCGAAATCACCGTTCGCTTCGCTCAGAGCAGTCTTGCACTCCATTACTCCTGCACCGGTCATTTCCCTGAGTTTTTTCACCATTTCAGCACTGATTTCCACTGCTCGAACCTCCTTCGATAGAGATTTGTTGAAAACAGGCCGAGCGATATTATAGCACACCGTTTCCGTACAAGTCTCTCAAAGTTCTCAGAACGTTGGGAGGTACCCAGTTGCTGACATCTCCACCCATCGACGCGACTTCTCTTACCAGTCCTGATGAGAGGAAAGAGTATTTCTCGTCCGTCATCAAGAAAACGGTTTCAAGTTCGTGCCACAGGTGTTTGTTCGCAATGGCCATCTCGAGTTCGTATTGAAAGTCTGTCACGGCCCGCAATCCTCGAACTATTGTCTTGATGTTTTTACGCTTGGCATAATCGACGAGCAAACCGTTGTGGCTGTCCACATGAACGCGTGGTTCATCCTTCAGCAGTTCTTTGATCAGTTCCAGACGTTTCGCGAGAGGTAACAACGGTTTCTTCTTCGGATTGACCATCACGACAACCCAGAGTTCATCGAATATTTTTAAGGCCCTGTGTATTACATCAAGATGACCGTAGGTGATCGGATCGAACGAACCTGGATACATTGCTTTCATAAACTTCAGCCTCCGCACGAAACTTGATAGATTTTCATTGTTTCAAGACAGATTGCAGAAAGCTTGTTACCGTAAACGCAACCTGTATCCAGACCAACCTTGTTTTTAGATATCATAACGTCATGAAAGGGTGTGTGTCCGAAGAAAATCCTGAAGTTGGGCAGTGGGTCCTCACTGTATATGAATTCGTACCTTATCCAGAGCATGTCGAATTGATCCTGCTTCTCCAGAGGAACGTTCGGTCTGATACCCGCATGAACAAAAAGATCGTTTCCCTGAACATGGTAGATCAACGTCGATTCTAAAAAGTCCACGTGCTGTTTCGATATTTCGTTCACGCCTCCGTAGCTTCTGAGAGTCGCCCCTGCTCCATTCATCATCCAGAGCTCGAGATTCTCGCCCTTCAGAAGATAATCAAGCATCATCTGCTCGTGATTTCCCCTCAAAAAGATGCAGTCGTAGCTCTTCGAGAGCTCGATCAGCGTCTCGATCACACCCTTGCTGTCTGGACCTCTGTCGACATAATCACCAAGAAAGATGAGTCTGCTGTCTCTTGTCAGTGGCAATTTCCCGAGCAATTTCCTCAAACAATCTGAGCAACCGTGCACGTCACCTATCACGAACGTCAATCGTTCCACCTCTCAGCAGCACGTACAGCGTGAAGCCAAACAGGATCAGTAGAGCGCTGAGGAGTTGGGCGAGTCTGATCGATCCAACGTACATGCTGTCTAACCTGAGCCTCTCTATACAAATTCTACCGAGCGAATAAAAACACAGATACAGCGAAAAAACTTCTCCAAAGTTCTTCCTGTAATGCTTCATGTAATGTGTCAACAGCAAAAACAACAAGAAGTCCCATACGGATTCATAAAGAAAGGTTGGGTGAAAATACTCGTACTGTTTGAATTCCGGAGGTCTCATGGCGACGGGAACGTACATTTTCCAAGGCAAATTCGTGGGTTCTCCAAACGCCTCGTAGTTGAAGAAGTTTCCCCACCTTCCGATCGCCTGGCCAAGTGGCAGATACGCGGCGCCCAGGTCCAGTGCCTGCAAGGGCTTGAAGGTAACGTTCTTCTTGACGGTTGAGTACACCAAGAAGACCGTTATGCCTGAGAGGATGGCCCCCTGGATTGAGAGGCCTCCGTGCCAGAGTTTGAAGATCTCCGATGGTGTTTTCGAATAGAACTTCCAGTTCGAGATCACGTACAGCGCTCTCGCACCAACGACACCGAACACGACAGAGTAAAAAACCAGCTCATCAACCTGTTCCAAACTAACGTTCTCTCGTTTCGCCTGCTTTCGTGCCAGGGAATAGGAAACGAGGACGCCGGTCAAGATGAACACAGAATAGAAACGAAGCTCGAAAGGACCAATCCTGAACAGATACTGTGGGAGAAGCAACCTACCCTGGAACACGTACGCGAGGAACACTGACAGCAGGATCAAGAACAGAAGTAAAATCAAAGCGCGTTTCATGATCATTTCCCCAGCATGGTTTTCTCGATCATGCTGATCTGGTTCTTGATCTTGTGGGCGGATTTGTAATCCTCTCTCTTCAAAGCCTCTTCCAGCCTATGCTTCAAAACGTACAGATGTCTCATGGCCACTTCCCTCTGCTCCAACTGGCTCTCGCTTTCCCCCGCGAACAATTCCCTGAGAACGGCAACCGGGGCAATCGAGAAGACGAGATCTCCCGATGAGAGATGGCCTCCAGAAAAGTTTCCCATGTCCGAGTCCTGTACGACGCGCATGTATCCAGCAAGATACTTCAAATTCTCCCGTTTGAAAATGGCTGCCTCTTTCAACGTCTTCCTGAGGCAGTTCGAACACATGTGCACTTCCTTCGGTATCCCGTCGGAAAGAAACTTGTAAACCTTCACATTGATGTCCGTTTTGCACACGTCGCAACTCACGTGATCACCTCTACAGAGTTATACAGAGACATTGCCTTTTGAACTCCTTCCGACAGAATTGTCTGTACAGCCTGAACGGCGACATCCAGAACTTTGTCGAGTACGACACGTTCCTGATCTGAAAAATCCGTCAAAACAAATTGTGCCAGATCTACACCCTCGGGCTTGGGACCTATACCGATCCTGATCCTGATGAACTGGTCCGTTTTCAGAGTTTCGATGATGGACTTTAAACCGTTGTGTCCTCCAGCGCTACCCTTCTGTCTGATCCTTATTTTCCCAAGTGGCAAGTCGACATCATCGTACACAACGATTATATCATCGACCGAAACACCATACTTTGCGACCAAAGCCTTAACGGCCAGACCACTGACGTTCATATAGGTTAAAGGTCTAACCAGCTTCACATTCCCACACTCGAGTAACTCGTAGTTGGTCTCGCGAACGAAACTCGAAGTACAGCCGGCTCTCTGAGCGTATCTGTCCAGGAACATAAAACCCACGTTATGCCTGTTTGAGGCATAACGTGGCCCTGGATTACCCAGCCCAATTATGTGGTGCATTATTCTTTCTCTTCTTCAGTCTCCTCTGCCTTCTTTCCTTTCTTTATAACTTCGGGCTCAATCGTCTCTGCCGGAGCAGCCGCTGTGACTTCTTCCACCTGCAGACCTTTCGGTACGATGATAGTTACCAGTGCTTCGTCTGCAGGCAACAACACCTTCATTTCCTCAGGAAGCTTCAAGTCGCGCACGTGATAGGATTCTCCAAGGTTCAGGTGACTGACGTCTATTTCTATGTGTTCGACCAGCGCACCGGGAAGCGTTTCGACAGGCAGTTCCGTGTGCAGTACTTCCATTATACCGCCCTTCTCGACTCCGATAGGCTTTCCGACCACGCGTATGGGTATTTCGATCCTCATGACGTGTCCCATAGCAGGTTTGTAGAAGTCGATGTGAACGATCTCGTCAGTCACCTTGTCAATCTGAACCTTCTTGACGAAAACTTCTATGTCCTGCGTTTTTCCATCAACGTTGATCCTCAAGGTGACTGGCTTGGCCTCAGACAACGCATGGATGAACTTTTCCACTTCTTGTTTTTTCAACTTGATGGACACAGGTTCCATCTCTGGGCCGTAGATGACGCCAGGGATCATGCCCTGATTCCTGAGTCGCCTCACCGGTCTTTTACCGTGTTCTGTCCTGATCTCAGCCGTTAGTTGCATTCGGACACCTCCTCCTCATTTGAACAGGATGCTCACCGATAGATTCTTTCTGATCCTCATGATTGCCTCTCCCAGAAGGTTGGCTATACTCACCACATGGAACTTACTTGGAAGGTTCGTTTGATGAACCGTATCGGTTATATAGACCTCGTCTATCTCACTGTTTTGAATTCTCTCAACCGCATTGCCCGATAAGACTCCGTGCGTTGCACAAGCAAGTATACGCACCGCTCCAGCTCTTTTCAAGGCCTGCGCACCCTGAATCATGGTCCCTCCTGTATCGATTATGTCATCGAACATCAGGGCTATCTTCCCTTTGACATCTCCTATTATATTGACGACTTCGGCTACATTGTCTGCCGGCCGACGTTTGTCTAAGATCGCCAGCGGTACCTGCAGTTTTTCAGCGAGTTTACTGGCGCGCCGCACTGCACCCACGTCTGGTGAAACGACTGTGATATCCTTTTTGAAATTGCTGTACCGTCGCGTGATCTCCTCTATGAAAACCGGAAAACTGTACAGATTGTCTAAGGGGATGTCGAAGAAACCCTGTATTTGCTCAGCATGTAGGTCTATCGTGAGCACACGCGTGGCGCCCGCCACGGTGATTATGTTCGCCACAAGTTTTGCCGTTATCGGATCCCTACCCTTGGCCTTCCTGTCTTGTCTCGCGTAGCCGAAGTACGGTATCACCACGGCTATGCTGTTTGCAGAAGCTCTCTTGAATGCGTCGACCATCACAAGCAGTTCCATGATGTTCTCGTTTACCGGTGGAGAAAAGGATTGTAGAACGAACACGTCGTGTCCTCTAACGGTTTCGTTTATCCGCACGTTTATCTCGCCATCCGAGAACCTCGACACCTGACAGTCACCGAGTCTCAGACCCAGGTATTCGGCGACTTTTTGCGCAAGCGGTGGGTTGGAGTTTCCCGCAAAAAACTTCAGATCGTTACGCTGAAAAGGCATATTACGACTCCTCCCTCTTTTTGATGACCCATCCCGGTTTGACCGTTTGTCTACTGCGCGCGATCGCCAGACTCCATTCCGGAACATCCTCCGTTATGACGGAACCTGCCGCTATAAAGGCTCCTTTTCCAATCTTAACAGGAGCGATCAGGCAACTGTTGCTTCCTACGAACGCTCCATCTTCTATGAACGTTGGGTTCTTCTTTTTACCATCAAAGTTGCACGTTATCGTTCCGGCTCCAACGTTCACATCTTCCCCTATCGTTGCATCACCAAGATAAGCAAGATGTTGTGCCTTGCTGCGTGAACCTATCTTTGAGTTCTTCACCTCGACAAAGTTTCCGATCTTGACGTTCGACTTCAGCACAGTGCCCTCTCTCAACCTGGCAAAGGGCCCGACTGACACATCATCTTCGATCGTTGCGCCGACACAATCCGAACTGATTATACGCACTCTGTTTCCCACAGAACAGTTTTCGATTCTCGCCATGGGGCCTATAACGCACTCTTCTCCTATTTTCGTTTTTCCCAGCAGAAAAGTCATGGGATGAAGCACAGTATCGCAACCGATCTCCACGTCTGCTTCGACATACGTACTGTCCGGATCGACGACCGTAACACCATTCAGCATGAGTCTTTCGAGGATCTCACGCTGCTTCAATTTCTGCGCGACAGCGAGCTGAACCCTATCGTTCACACCGA
This window contains:
- the yfcE gene encoding phosphodiesterase, yielding MRKILIVSDTHGSLTSWQRLKSLVGQVDEVYHLGDVLYHGPRNPIPDGYNPAELARELRRENLFLVRGNCDADVDLMLLGISEAPKVLLASFGQVNFVMSHGDFFQSEEQLFTFLEEHGARVLLYAHTHVPRFDWIQSRLIINSGSPSLPKMGSEPTFVLMEINELVKISLISLTGKLLREALL
- a CDS encoding metallophosphoesterase family protein; the protein is MERLTFVIGDVHGCSDCLRKLLGKLPLTRDSRLIFLGDYVDRGPDSKGVIETLIELSKSYDCIFLRGNHEQMMLDYLLKGENLELWMMNGAGATLRSYGGVNEISKQHVDFLESTLIYHVQGNDLFVHAGIRPNVPLEKQDQFDMLWIRYEFIYSEDPLPNFRIFFGHTPFHDVMISKNKVGLDTGCVYGNKLSAICLETMKIYQVSCGG
- the lgt gene encoding prolipoprotein diacylglyceryl transferase, giving the protein MIMKRALILLLFLILLSVFLAYVFQGRLLLPQYLFRIGPFELRFYSVFILTGVLVSYSLARKQAKRENVSLEQVDELVFYSVVFGVVGARALYVISNWKFYSKTPSEIFKLWHGGLSIQGAILSGITVFLVYSTVKKNVTFKPLQALDLGAAYLPLGQAIGRWGNFFNYEAFGEPTNLPWKMYVPVAMRPPEFKQYEYFHPTFLYESVWDFLLFLLLTHYMKHYRKNFGEVFSLYLCFYSLGRICIERLRLDSMYVGSIRLAQLLSALLILFGFTLYVLLRGGTIDVRDR
- the pth gene encoding aminoacyl-tRNA hydrolase, giving the protein MHHIIGLGNPGPRYASNRHNVGFMFLDRYAQRAGCTSSFVRETNYELLECGNVKLVRPLTYMNVSGLAVKALVAKYGVSVDDIIVVYDDVDLPLGKIRIRQKGSAGGHNGLKSIIETLKTDQFIRIRIGIGPKPEGVDLAQFVLTDFSDQERVVLDKVLDVAVQAVQTILSEGVQKAMSLYNSVEVIT
- a CDS encoding 50S ribosomal protein L25, whose translation is MQLTAEIRTEHGKRPVRRLRNQGMIPGVIYGPEMEPVSIKLKKQEVEKFIHALSEAKPVTLRINVDGKTQDIEVFVKKVQIDKVTDEIVHIDFYKPAMGHVMRIEIPIRVVGKPIGVEKGGIMEVLHTELPVETLPGALVEHIEIDVSHLNLGESYHVRDLKLPEEMKVLLPADEALVTIIVPKGLQVEEVTAAAPAETIEPEVIKKGKKAEETEEEKE
- the tsf gene encoding translation elongation factor Ts: MEISAEMVKKLREMTGAGVMECKTALSEANGDFEKAIEILRKRGAAVAQKKASRTTKEGIVTAYVHFNDKIGVLLELGCETDFVARMPEFKELAYNLAKQVAAMRPRYVSREDVPQEVIEKEKEIYLAQLKDSNKPQQVIEKIVEGKLEKFFEEVCLYDQKYIFDDTKTVKQVIDEAIAKIRENIRVTRFVRMQIGEE
- the coaD gene encoding pantetheine-phosphate adenylyltransferase, producing the protein MKAMYPGSFDPITYGHLDVIHRALKIFDELWVVVMVNPKKKPLLPLAKRLELIKELLKDEPRVHVDSHNGLLVDYAKRKNIKTIVRGLRAVTDFQYELEMAIANKHLWHELETVFLMTDEKYSFLSSGLVREVASMGGDVSNWVPPNVLRTLRDLYGNGVL
- a CDS encoding ABC transporter permease, producing MFLTMFSAELKRTLKNPYSLVLILIVPLVVTTIAIVLFSSFGFLQTKIGILNLDTDPLSRLTVGIVMSLFKGGNISYVSEDYRQKLLNGDLQAVVVIPKDFSRKLYAAQQTELIFIPSPVDLQVSTVMYRTFQSMFEDLNGSPFFDPQVIRYLFSSPGYPAPKLSALEREKVLNLTSLLIPVTVFLSSACVLLAIASGSFQLDEQSKLTELFLSMNVGKFTYVVSKILAYTSVGLTLSMVALLILLRFRVFLITPAMIELIVLNSLFHASVGLIISAVSPNTQVSSMLSVVLTVVSFYFSGSVVPLSSMPTHLQSFARNYPLFLAIYSLRKQQLFEFDVTSDIKKMTLLVVVFVVLSVVAGSSKLRRR